The Branchiostoma lanceolatum isolate klBraLanc5 chromosome 10, klBraLanc5.hap2, whole genome shotgun sequence genome has a window encoding:
- the LOC136443118 gene encoding uncharacterized protein: MASLGSALRLVATRSLAASRSLVGNQGRLLHTTRRKLAGDASASKRQAVADSAHIDSIRDKVNATLTPGMDAYHYAFYAVFISSVVVFLAAASQLEPAPTGGHGHGEEEEEEE, translated from the exons ATGGCCAGTCTTGGATCAGCCCTGCGTCTTGTCGCCACCCGCAGTCTTGCAGCCAGCAGAAGTCTTGTGGGCAACCAAGGACGTCTGCTGCACACTACAAGGAGAAAACTCGCTG GTGACGCATCCGCCTCAAAGCGTCAGGCTGTAGCAGACTCGGCACACATCGACTCCATCCGAGACAAAGTCAATGCAACGCTGACGCCTGGCATGGACGCCTACCACTACGCCTTCTACGCCGTGTTCATCAGCTCTGTCGTCGTTTTT CTGGCTGCTGCCAGCCAATTGGAGCCAGCGCCGACAGGCGGACATGGAcatggggaggaggaggaggaagaggagtaA
- the LOC136443103 gene encoding protein DDI1 homolog 2-like isoform X2, protein MRTIVLASNEPNHRDLPFGVCFLHFGQRFPSAIMKLTVYTLDDNMFTLDVAAELELENFKALCEFECGGIPAREIAILNNGVPLRDDKKTLGAFGLKDGDVVVLQRMRNQQQTAPQAQPAATGGLPFPMFDFSNIQVPGASSSSSSSSSQQASRSQRPPAAPQRPADEPAPPQLLEMLRNSPHDRSLLKERNPPLSEAVEAGDLAKFTEVLTQQRKERAEKEAQRIRLLTADPFDPEVQRLINEEIQQKNIEENMNVAMEEMPESFGQVVMLYIDCMVNGHPVKAFVDSGAQMTIMSKACAERCNIMRLVDKRWAGIAKGVGTQKIIGRVHVAQIQIRTAFLQSSFSVLEDQPMDMLLGLDMLRRHQCTIDLRKNVLLIGSCDTETPFLSEADLPECARLNRQISDSSLTDQEREDRALAEALAKSAEEAELAELNSREETSSRGEKRKSTENDVSGPSKKTPKK, encoded by the exons ATGCGTACTATCGTTTTGGCATCGAATGAGCCAAATCATCGTGATTTACCGTTCGgcgtttgttttcttcatttcggGCAGCGTTTTCCCTCAGCAATCATGAAACTAACGGTTTATACTCTCGATGATAACATGTTCACCCTTGACGTGGCGGCGGAACTAGAATTAGAGAACTTCAAAGCGCTGTGTGAGTTCGAATGCGGGGGGATCCCGGCCCGAGAGATCGCGATCCTGAACAACGGAGTTCCGCTGCGGGACGACAAGAAGACTCTGGGCGCCTTCGGGCTGAAGGACGGCGATGTGGTGGTTCTGCAGAGGATGAGGAACCAGCAACAGACGGCACCTCAGGCCCAGCCAGCCGCTACAG GAGGGCTGCCTTTCCCAATGTTTGACTTCAGCAACATACAGGTCCCAGGcgcatcatcatcttcatcatcatcatcatcgcagCAGGCCTCAAGGTCGCAGCGACCTCCAGCAGCACCCCAAAGACCAGCCGATGAGCCCGCCCCGCCCCAGCTCCTGGAAATGCTGAGGAACAGTCCACATGACAGATCGCTCCTGAAGGAGCGCAACCCCCCGCTGTCAGAAGCTGTAGAGGCTGGAGACTTAG CTAAGTTTACAGAAGTGCTGACCCAGCAGCGCAAGGAGCGAGCCGAGAAGGAAGCTCAGCGAATCCGGCTCCTGACGGCCGATCCGTTCGACCCCGAAGTACAGAGGCTCATTAACGAGGAAATCCA GCAGAAAAACATTGAGGAAAACATGAACGTGGCCATGGAGGAAATGCCGGAGAGTTTTGGACAGGTCGTCATGCTCTATATCGACTGTATGGTGAACGGGCATCCAGTCAAGGCTTTTGTAGACTCAG GTGCACAGATGACCATCATGAGTAAAGCCTGTGCAGAGAGGTGTAACATCATGAGGCTGGTAGACAAGAGATGGGCGGGCATTGCTAAAGGAGTCGGCACCCAGAAAATCATTGGCAGGGTCCACGTGG CTCAGATCCAGATCAGGACGGCGTTCCTGCAGTCGTCGTTCTCAGTGCTGGAGGACCAGCCGATGGACATGCTGCTGGGGCTGGACATGCTCAGGAGACACCAG TGCACGATCGACCTGAGGAAGAACGTTCTACTGATCGGTTCCTGCGACACAGAAACCCCGTTCCTGAGCGAGGCTGACCTCCCGGAGTGTGCGCGGTTAAATCGCCAGATCTCCGACTCAAGTCTCACTGACCAGGAGAGGGAAGACCGGGCTCTCGCCGAGGCCTTGGCCAAATCCGCAGAGGAAGCAG AACTGGCTGAGCTAAACTCAAGAGAAGAAACTTCGTCGCGGGGAGAAAAGAGGAAAAGTACAGAGAACGATGTAAGCGGGCCCAGTAAGAAGACTCCCAAGAAATAA
- the LOC136443107 gene encoding tumor necrosis factor receptor superfamily member 5-like: protein MLFLVNRGANIAFLIHRRRLECLFLLGIFVAIVAAETPGSPEYYQTGQGWSCQMCPRGTFVNSPCTSDDPTSTDCRNCTPGKFQPNAWTNENRCYNCDECDPGLDGSLGGEPLEACTIFENAVCRCAEGLYWSQVNRRCTSVTKCPPGQGVTHPATIVADTECEPCREEAFSAASSAEETCAPCLICEEWQQEVSDCNRTHDRVCQNVSMATGIPPTVKHPQEVSDKEGSQLDNTAAIVAPVVLGGVVVLVALAVGVFFYRRSKNARQQNDPEGPIPRDNQGLLNGSSSSTNTSSRSSSTSSGRGSPTGTSISTRSPDSLQYQSEPDKPCAATPFGDGGAVGPIDDVDGPGRLKGTLCSILVISKQMLG, encoded by the exons atgttgtttttggtaaACCGTGGAGCGAATATCGCCTTCCTGATCCACAGAAGGCGTCTAGAATGTCTATTTCTTCTGGGAATATTTGTG GCTATCGTTGCTGCTGAAACACCTGGAAGTCCTGAGTACTACCAAACAGGGCAGGGATGGAGCTGTCAGATGTGTCCCAGAG GTACGTTTGTCAACAGTCCCTGTACATCTGACGACCCGACATCTACAGACTGTAGGAACTGCACCCCAGGAAAGTTCCAGCCCAACGCGTGGACCAATGAGAACAGGTGTTACAACTGCGATGAGTGTGATCCCGGGCTGGATGGAAGTCTGGGGGGAGAACCGCTCGAGGCTTGTACCATATTTGAG AATGCTGTTTGTAGATGTGCAGAAGGCCTTTACTGGTCTCAAGTCAACCGCCGATGCACCTCGGTAACAAAATGTCCTCCTGGACAGGGAGTCACACACCCAG CTACCATAGTGGCAGACACAGAGTGCGAGCCCTGCAGGGAGGAGGCATTTTCTGCTGCATCATCAGCAGAGGAAACTTGCGCCCCCTGTCTGATCTGTGAGGAATGGCAGCAGGAGGTGTCAGACTGTAACCGGACACATGACAGGGTCTGTCAAaacgtctccatggcaacag GAATCCCTCCTACAGTGAAACATCCCCAGGAGGTGTCAGACAAAGAGGGGAGTCAGTTGGACAACACGGCGGCTATTGTTGCACCGGTAGTGCTAGGAGGGGTAGTAGTACTAGTGGCACTGGCTGTGGGTGTCTTCTTCTACAGACGATCCAAGAATGCCAGACAACAGAATGATCCAGAGGGTCCCATCCCAAGAGACAACCAAGGGCTTCTTAATGGCAGCAGTTCAAGTACAAacacat CTTCTAGAAGCTCCAGTACTTCCAGTGGCCGTGGCTCCCCTACTGGTACCAGCATCTCCACCAGAAGCCCAGACagcctgcagtaccaaagtgAGCCGGACAAACCCTGCGCTGCCACTCCCTTTGGAGACGGCGGAGCTGTAGGGCCCATAGATGACGTTGATGGACCTGGTAGGTTAAAGGGCACTCTATGCAGCAttttggtaatctccaagcagatgttagggtga